A single window of Chitinophaga sp. XS-30 DNA harbors:
- a CDS encoding electron transfer flavoprotein subunit beta/FixA family protein: protein MKILVCISKTPDTTAKIAFTDNNTKFSEAGVQFIINPYDEWYALVKALELKESGSATAVHLITVGGADTEPVIRKALALGGDEAFRVNADSQDSFFIASQIAAHARQENYDIIFTGKETIDYNGSSIGGMVAGLLELPYVSIASSLELNGSAATLKREIEGGEEICEVNLPVVISCQKGMAEARIPNMRGIMAARTKPLKVTEPVQTETLTSIVSFELPPAKAGVKMIPADNMEELVKLLHEEAKVI from the coding sequence ATGAAGATCTTAGTATGTATCAGTAAAACGCCCGACACAACTGCAAAAATAGCTTTCACAGACAACAACACGAAATTCAGTGAAGCGGGCGTACAGTTTATCATTAACCCGTATGACGAATGGTATGCACTGGTTAAGGCCCTGGAACTGAAAGAAAGCGGCAGTGCCACGGCTGTTCACCTTATCACCGTAGGCGGTGCGGATACCGAGCCTGTGATCAGGAAAGCCCTTGCCCTTGGCGGTGATGAAGCTTTTCGGGTGAATGCAGACAGCCAGGACAGCTTTTTCATTGCATCGCAGATCGCGGCACATGCCAGGCAGGAAAATTATGATATCATTTTTACCGGTAAAGAAACAATTGACTACAACGGATCGTCCATCGGCGGCATGGTAGCGGGATTGCTTGAGCTGCCCTATGTTTCCATTGCCTCCAGCCTGGAGCTGAATGGCAGCGCTGCCACGCTGAAACGCGAGATCGAAGGCGGCGAGGAGATATGCGAGGTTAACCTGCCGGTGGTGATCTCCTGCCAGAAAGGAATGGCCGAGGCGCGGATACCCAACATGCGCGGCATCATGGCCGCCCGTACAAAACCCCTGAAAGTCACAGAGCCGGTGCAAACGGAAACACTGACCAGCATTGTTTCTTTTGAACTGCCGCCAGCGAAGGCCGGCGTGAAAATGATCCCCGCCGATAACATGGAAGAGCTGGTGAAGCTGCTGCATGAAGAAGCAAAAGTGATCTGA
- the rplT gene encoding 50S ribosomal protein L20 has product MPRSVNAVASRARRKKILKQAKGFYGKRKNVYTVAKNVLEKGLTYSYVGRKLKKRNYRQLWIARINAAARAEGLTYSEFIHKLSEKQVGLNRKVLADLAMNEPETFKSLVASVK; this is encoded by the coding sequence ATGCCTCGTTCAGTAAACGCAGTTGCGTCAAGAGCCAGAAGAAAAAAGATCTTAAAACAAGCGAAAGGCTTCTACGGTAAACGTAAGAACGTTTATACCGTAGCCAAAAACGTTCTGGAGAAAGGCTTAACCTATAGCTATGTAGGTCGCAAACTGAAGAAAAGGAATTACCGTCAGTTGTGGATCGCCCGTATCAATGCTGCGGCCAGAGCGGAAGGTTTAACTTACTCCGAGTTCATTCACAAGCTGTCAGAAAAGCAGGTTGGCCTTAACAGGAAAGTACTGGCTGATCTGGCCATGAATGAACCTGAAACTTTCAAGAGCCTTGTTGCTTCCGTGAAATAA
- a CDS encoding electron transfer flavoprotein subunit alpha/FixB family protein, which yields MSVLIFADQFQGKIKKSALEAVQYGAKVAQQLGTTATALVLGEVPADELASPSQYGATKVLHTADPRLNELEAGVAAKIVAEAAAAENADVIIFSHNFSGKAIAPQLSAQLKAGLVAGAIALPDTANGFVVKKNVFSGKAFANVNITSPKKIVSVLPNTFSLENTGGTATVEAFSASISDSDFKVKPVKIETVSGEVPLTEAEIVVSGGRGLKGPENWGMVEDLAHALGAATACSRPVADADWRPHHEHVGQTGFTVRPNLYVAIGISGAIQHLAGVNGSKVIVVINKDPEAPFFKAADYGIVGDAFEVVPKLTEAVKKYKGIS from the coding sequence ATGTCTGTTTTAATATTTGCCGATCAGTTCCAGGGAAAAATAAAGAAATCCGCATTGGAAGCCGTACAATACGGTGCAAAAGTAGCGCAACAACTGGGCACCACCGCCACCGCGCTGGTACTGGGAGAAGTGCCGGCCGATGAGCTGGCCTCCCCTAGTCAATATGGCGCAACGAAAGTGCTGCATACCGCCGATCCCCGTCTGAATGAGCTGGAAGCCGGCGTTGCCGCGAAGATCGTGGCGGAAGCCGCTGCCGCGGAGAATGCTGATGTGATCATCTTCTCCCACAACTTTTCCGGCAAAGCCATCGCCCCTCAACTGTCCGCACAGCTGAAAGCCGGTCTCGTTGCCGGCGCCATCGCGCTGCCGGATACCGCCAACGGCTTTGTAGTGAAAAAGAACGTCTTTTCCGGCAAGGCCTTTGCGAATGTGAATATCACCTCACCGAAGAAGATCGTATCTGTTCTTCCCAATACCTTCAGTCTTGAAAACACCGGCGGTACCGCTACGGTAGAAGCCTTTTCCGCGAGTATCAGCGACAGCGATTTCAAAGTGAAGCCCGTCAAAATTGAAACCGTCAGCGGGGAAGTACCGTTAACCGAAGCGGAGATCGTGGTGAGTGGAGGACGTGGCCTGAAAGGCCCGGAGAACTGGGGCATGGTGGAAGACCTGGCGCATGCCCTCGGAGCGGCAACCGCCTGCAGCCGTCCCGTTGCGGATGCCGACTGGCGGCCGCATCATGAGCATGTGGGGCAGACCGGCTTTACCGTTCGCCCGAATCTCTACGTAGCCATCGGCATCTCGGGAGCCATACAGCACCTGGCCGGTGTAAACGGCAGCAAGGTGATCGTAGTGATCAACAAAGACCCCGAAGCACCATTTTTCAAGGCAGCGGATTACGGGATCGTTGGCGATGCATTTGAAGTAGTGCCGAAGCTGACCGAAGCCGTGAAGAAATATAAAGGAATCTCCTGA
- the ispE gene encoding 4-(cytidine 5'-diphospho)-2-C-methyl-D-erythritol kinase: MILFPNCKINLGLHILRKREDGFHDLETVFYPLPLQDAVEVVTADEMIFSQSGMEIPGDAGDNLCTKAYQLLKADFPHIPAIHMHLHKQIPAGAGLGGGSADGAFTLKLLNSKYNLQLTEEQLERYAARLGSDCPFFIRNVPCFASGRGEIMEPLELDLGGYSFLLVHPGIHVNTGWAFGQLTPGRPDIPLRSINWQDVASWRDLLTNDFEEVVLAAYPIISEIKEKMYVAGAVYATMSGSGSAVVGIYPKNEIPDIPWSEGHLAFRIP, encoded by the coding sequence GTGATCCTCTTCCCCAATTGCAAGATCAACCTCGGTTTACATATTCTGCGCAAGCGGGAGGATGGTTTTCATGACCTGGAAACGGTATTCTACCCCCTGCCCCTTCAGGATGCGGTCGAAGTAGTCACCGCCGATGAAATGATCTTCAGCCAAAGCGGTATGGAGATACCCGGCGATGCCGGCGATAACCTTTGTACAAAAGCCTATCAGTTGCTGAAGGCCGATTTCCCTCATATTCCGGCCATCCACATGCACCTGCACAAACAGATACCTGCGGGCGCGGGGCTTGGCGGTGGTTCCGCCGATGGCGCCTTTACCCTGAAACTCCTCAACAGCAAATACAATCTGCAGCTTACGGAAGAACAGCTGGAACGATACGCCGCCCGGCTGGGCAGCGATTGCCCCTTCTTTATCCGTAACGTGCCCTGCTTCGCCAGCGGTCGCGGGGAGATCATGGAACCGCTGGAGCTGGACCTGGGAGGATACTCGTTCCTCCTGGTGCATCCGGGCATACACGTCAATACCGGTTGGGCTTTCGGACAGCTGACACCGGGCAGGCCCGATATTCCGCTGCGGAGCATCAACTGGCAGGATGTTGCTTCCTGGCGGGACCTGCTTACAAATGACTTTGAGGAAGTGGTGCTGGCGGCATACCCTATCATCAGTGAAATAAAGGAAAAAATGTATGTTGCCGGGGCGGTTTATGCCACCATGAGCGGGAGCGGTTCTGCAGTGGTGGGAATTTACCCGAAGAACGAGATCCCTGATATCCCCTGGAGTGAAGGGCATCTGGCTTTCCGGATCCCCTGA
- the rpmI gene encoding 50S ribosomal protein L35: MPKVKTHSRAKKTFTVTGSGAIKRPKAYKSHLLTKKSNKRKRSLRGSSLVADANLNLVKRMLVLR, translated from the coding sequence ATGCCTAAAGTAAAGACTCATAGCCGTGCGAAGAAGACGTTTACGGTGACCGGAAGCGGAGCCATTAAGCGCCCGAAGGCTTATAAAAGTCACCTGTTGACGAAGAAGTCTAACAAAAGAAAGCGTTCACTGAGAGGAAGTAGCCTGGTAGCTGATGCGAATCTGAACCTGGTGAAGCGTATGCTCGTACTGCGCTGA
- a CDS encoding bifunctional nuclease family protein yields the protein MRKIELEIVALSHSITQTHSYAVVLGEVNGLRRLPIVIGGFEAQAIAVALEKMQPSRPLTHDLMKNFMNAFSIDLHEVVISNLQEGIFYSKLICSNSEDTIEIDSRTSDALALAVRFGCPIYTYENILNSAGILLDDPAGKKVGKPAGTPSISEHEKGVEDDLKALNLDELNTLLQEVLEQEDYIRAIAIRDEINSRKSK from the coding sequence ATGAGAAAAATAGAATTGGAAATAGTTGCTTTGTCGCACAGTATTACGCAGACCCACTCATATGCCGTGGTGTTGGGAGAAGTGAACGGATTAAGGCGTTTGCCCATAGTAATCGGCGGGTTTGAAGCACAGGCCATAGCAGTAGCACTGGAAAAGATGCAACCCAGCAGACCTCTCACCCACGATCTCATGAAAAATTTCATGAATGCATTTAGCATTGATTTACATGAAGTCGTAATCAGCAATTTACAGGAAGGGATTTTTTACTCCAAGCTGATCTGTTCAAACAGCGAAGATACCATCGAAATAGATTCCCGTACATCAGACGCCTTGGCGCTGGCTGTACGTTTTGGATGCCCTATTTACACTTATGAGAACATTCTGAACAGTGCCGGTATTCTGCTGGACGATCCGGCCGGAAAAAAGGTCGGCAAGCCTGCAGGCACGCCATCCATATCCGAGCATGAAAAGGGTGTGGAAGACGACCTGAAAGCGCTCAACCTGGATGAGCTGAACACGCTGCTGCAGGAAGTCCTGGAGCAGGAAGACTACATCCGGGCCATCGCCATACGCGATGAGATCAATAGCCGTAAAAGTAAATAA